One window of Haemorhous mexicanus isolate bHaeMex1 chromosome 16, bHaeMex1.pri, whole genome shotgun sequence genomic DNA carries:
- the LOC132334747 gene encoding LOW QUALITY PROTEIN: neuropeptides B/W receptor type 2-like (The sequence of the model RefSeq protein was modified relative to this genomic sequence to represent the inferred CDS: substituted 1 base at 1 genomic stop codon): MGNISFWDDLNSSCSNAGNSCYLENSMRFNFTLQEQAADFYVVLPVIYSVICAVGLTGNTAVIYVILKAPKMKTVTNMFILNLAIADDLFTLVLPINIAEHLLRYWPFGEILCKVILSIDHYNIFSSIYFLTVMSIDRYLVVLATVRSKRMPHRTYXAARIISLCIWILVTIIVLPFVILASVYTDDLEIKSCGLNFPKPERFWFKASRIYTLILGFAIPVSTICILYTMMLYKLRNMHLNSNARALDKAKKKVTIMVFIVLAVFLFCWTPFQLATVVALTTDLPQTSMVIGISYFITSLSYANSCLNPFLYAFLDDSFQKSFRKLLECRTS, from the coding sequence ATGGGAAACATCTCCTTTTGGGATGATCtgaacagctcctgcagcaatgcAGGCAACAGCTGCTACCTGGAAAACAGCATGAGGTTCAACTTCACCCTCCAAGAGCAGGCAGCTGATTTCTACGTTGTCCTGCCTGTGATCTACTCTGTGATCTGTGCTGTGGGGCTCACAGGCAACACTGCTGTCATTTATGTGATCCTCAAGGCCCCCAAGATGAAGACTGTGACCAACATGTTCATCCTGAACCTCGCTATCGCGGATGACTTGTTCACCCTTGTCTTGCCCATCAATATTGCAGAGCACCTCCTCCGCTACTGGCCCTTCGGAGAAATCCTCTGCAAGGTCATCTTGTCCATAGACCACTACAATATCTTCTCCAGCATTTATTTCCTGACAGTGATGAGCATAGACAGGTACCTGGTGGTACTGGCCACGGTCAGGTCCAAGAGGATGCCCCACCGCACGTACTGAGCAGCCAGGATCATCAGCCTGTGCATCTGGATCCTGGTCACCATCATAGTCCTCCCTTTCGTCATCTTGGCCAGTGTCTACACCGACGACCTGGAGATCAAGAGCTGTGGTCTCAATTTCCCCAAGCCCGAGAGGTTTTGGTTCAAAGCCAGCAGGATCTACACCCTCATCCTTGGCTTTGCCATTCCAGTATCCACCATCTGCATCCTCTACACCATGATGCTCTACAAGCTGAGGAACATGCACTTGAACTCCAATGCCAGAGCCCTGGACAAAGCCAAGAAGAAAGTCACCATTATGGTCTTCATAGTCCTGGCTGTGTTCCTCTTCTGTTGGACACCCTTCCAACTGGCCACCGTCGTGGCTTTGACCACTGACTTACCCCAGACCTCCATGGTCATTGGGATATCCTACTTCATCACCAGCCTAAGCTATGCCAATTCATGCTTGAATCCTTTCTTGTACGCTTTCCTGGATGACAgttttcagaagagtttcagGAAGCTGCTGGAATGCAGAACTTCTTGA